GGCGGCGCTGGCGGTGCTGGGCGCCGACGCCCTGGCGGTTTCGACGGCCCCGCTGGCCGACGCGGTACGGGCGGCCGGACGGCCCGGACTGACCCCCGTGGTCCGGGTCGGTGCCGCCCTGGCGGCGCTGGGCTCGCTGCTGGCCCTGGTGCTCGGGGTGTCGCGGACCACCCTGGCGATGGCGCGGGACGGCCATCTCCCCCGCGCGCTGGCCGCCGTACATCCACGGCATCAGGTGCCGCACCATGCCGAGCTCGCCGTGGGTGCGGTGGTCGCGGTGCTGGCGGCGACCACCGATCTGCGGGGCGCGATCGGTTTCTCCTCGTTCGGGGTGCTGGCCTACTACGCGATCGCGAACGCTTCCGCGTGGACTCTCGATTCAGGTGTCAAGGGCCGGGCCGTGGCAGCGGTCGGGCTGTCCGGCTGTGTCGTGCTGGCCTGCGCGCTGCCCCTTGCGTCGGCGGGCGCGGGGGCTGCGGTACTGGCCGTGGGCGGCGCTGCCTACGGGGTGCGCAGCCGGCTCAGACCCGGGCTCTGAACTCCTCCCAGGGGGTCATCTCCAGACCCGCCTCCTCCGAGTCGTCGCAGAACCAGGCGGTGCCGTCGAGCCAGCCGCGCAGCCAGTCGGCGAGGGCGGGCGAGTCCGCGTACCAGGCGAGGTCGGGATCGCCCGGATTCGGCTCGAACAGCAGGACTCGGGCGGTCTCGGAGCGGCAGTCCACGCACCCCAGCATGGCGCAGCCGTAGTCGGTTATCGGCAGAACGCCCTCGGGCCAGCCCCAGTCCGAGGTGCGCATCGCGGTGTACTGCGTGACGGCGGCCTCCAGCGAGAGCAGTCCGTACTCCGGGCCGAACCCGCCGTCCGCGATCCGGGTGTAGAGACCGGCCAGGAGCGGGGGCAGGGCGAAGCCGAGCATGTCCTCGGACCGACGCAGCGCCCCCGGGTCCACGGGAGCCGGCAGGCGCCCGGGCACCAGGGTGCCGCCCTCGGGCCCGAAGCCGCGGACATGTAGGGCGACTTGCTCCAGCAACTGCTCGGTCTCGTTCATGCGTTCATAGTGACCCACGCCACTGACAATCACCCTGACCTGCACCGGCGCCCCGGGGAGGCTGCACGCAGGGCCTCGGATCGGCCGTCAGCTCCCGGTCTCCCCCGGGCCCTTGCCCGCGTCGTCGCGCGCCGAGTCGTACCCGATGAAGTACGTGGGCCGGCGCTGTACGGCGGTGTAGATCCTGCCGATGTACTCGCCGAGCAGCCCGACGCAGATCAGCTGCACCCCGCCGAGGAACAGCATGCCGACGAACAGCGAGGTCCAGCCGGGCACGGTCTTGCCGAGCAGAAACACCACCAGCGTCCAGACGATCATGAAGAGGCAGGTGACGAAGCTGATGACGCCGAGCCAGGTCGCGAG
The Streptomyces sp. NBC_01296 DNA segment above includes these coding regions:
- a CDS encoding SMI1/KNR4 family protein, with amino-acid sequence MNETEQLLEQVALHVRGFGPEGGTLVPGRLPAPVDPGALRRSEDMLGFALPPLLAGLYTRIADGGFGPEYGLLSLEAAVTQYTAMRTSDWGWPEGVLPITDYGCAMLGCVDCRSETARVLLFEPNPGDPDLAWYADSPALADWLRGWLDGTAWFCDDSEEAGLEMTPWEEFRARV